The following are encoded in a window of Pseudomonas sp. St316 genomic DNA:
- a CDS encoding MFS transporter — protein MSSQTSNGKAIFRVVSGNFLEMFDFMVYGFYATAIAKTFFPTDSAFASLMLSLATFGAGFLMRPLGAIFLGAYIDRHSRRKGLIITLALMAMGTILIACVPGYAVLGVAAPLLVLLGRLLQGFSAGVELGGVSVYLAEISTPGRKGFFVSWQSASQQAAVVFAGLLGVGLNHWLSPQEMGEWGWRVPFLVGCMIVPAIFVIRRSLEETPEFQARKHRPSLSEIVRSIGQNFGIVLAGMALVVMTTVSFYLITAYTPTFGKAELNLSDLDALLVTVCIGLSNFFWLPVMGALSDKIGRKPLLLAATILAILTAYPALSWLVANPSFSHLLIVELWLSFLYGSYNGAMVVALTEIMPVEVRTTGFSLAYSLATATFGGFTPAACTYLIHVLDNKAAPGIWLSGAAILGLIATLVLFRGNRHELRTAQASVVGGA, from the coding sequence ATGTCTTCCCAAACGAGCAACGGCAAGGCGATTTTTCGCGTTGTCAGCGGCAACTTCCTGGAGATGTTCGACTTCATGGTCTATGGCTTTTACGCCACGGCCATCGCCAAGACGTTCTTCCCGACCGACAGCGCGTTCGCCTCGCTGATGCTGTCCCTGGCCACGTTTGGTGCCGGGTTCCTGATGCGTCCCCTCGGAGCGATTTTTCTCGGTGCCTACATCGACCGCCACAGCCGTCGCAAAGGCTTGATCATCACCCTGGCGCTGATGGCCATGGGCACCATACTGATCGCCTGCGTGCCGGGCTACGCCGTCCTGGGCGTGGCGGCACCGCTGCTGGTGTTGCTGGGTCGCTTGCTGCAAGGCTTCTCCGCCGGTGTCGAACTGGGCGGTGTGTCGGTGTACCTGGCGGAAATCTCCACGCCGGGGCGCAAGGGCTTCTTTGTCAGTTGGCAATCGGCCAGCCAACAAGCTGCCGTGGTGTTTGCCGGCCTGCTGGGGGTGGGTCTCAATCACTGGCTGAGCCCCCAGGAAATGGGCGAATGGGGCTGGCGCGTACCGTTCCTGGTGGGGTGCATGATTGTGCCAGCCATATTCGTGATCCGTCGTTCACTGGAAGAAACACCTGAGTTCCAAGCGAGAAAACATCGTCCCAGCCTGTCGGAGATTGTCCGTTCCATCGGTCAGAACTTCGGCATTGTCTTGGCCGGCATGGCGCTGGTGGTGATGACCACGGTGTCGTTCTATCTGATCACCGCCTACACGCCGACTTTTGGCAAGGCCGAGCTAAACCTGTCGGACCTCGACGCGCTGCTGGTCACGGTGTGCATCGGCTTGTCGAACTTCTTCTGGCTGCCGGTGATGGGGGCGCTTTCAGACAAGATCGGACGCAAGCCGCTGCTGCTCGCCGCCACGATCCTGGCCATCCTGACCGCCTATCCGGCGCTGTCCTGGTTGGTGGCGAACCCTAGCTTCAGCCATTTGCTGATCGTCGAATTGTGGCTGTCGTTCCTGTACGGATCGTACAACGGCGCCATGGTGGTGGCCTTGACGGAAATCATGCCGGTTGAAGTGCGTACCACCGGGTTCTCCCTGGCCTACAGCCTGGCGACCGCGACGTTCGGCGGGTTTACCCCGGCGGCTTGTACCTATTTGATTCATGTATTGGATAACAAGGCGGCGCCTGGGATCTGGCTCAGCGGCGCGGCCATATTGGGGCTGATTGCTACCTTGGTGTTGTTCAGGGGTAATCGTCATGAGCTGCGGACTGCGCAAGCTTCAGTCGTCGGCGGCGCCTGA
- a CDS encoding glyceraldehyde-3-phosphate dehydrogenase produces the protein MWKVTVTQKPDQCLGEWIDREALAEAMIPLIGQLYRNNNVVSSIYGRSLINQSVIAILKAHRFARHRSSDDSELSVHETFPLLKAMSELKLGAASVDLGKLAFKFRNEGNGRSAEQFVREEMADVVGQQNVSARKGTDVVLYGFGRIGRLLARILIEKTGGGDGLRLRAIVVRKGAENDLTKRASLLRRDSVHGSFNGTITIDEENNTITANGNLIQVIYAKNPTEVDYTQYGIKDALLVDNTGVWRDADGLGQHLTCPGIDRVVLTAPGKGKLKNIVHGINHGEITADDKIVSAASCTTNAIVPVLKAVNDKFGIVNGHVETVHSYTNDQNLIDNFHKGDRRGRSAALNMVITETGAATAAAKALPELAGKLTGNAIRVPTPNVSMAILNLNLEKAATREEMNEYLRYMALHSDLHKQIDFVNSQEVVSTDFVGSRHAGVVDAEATISQDNRVVLYVWYDNEFGYSCQVVRVMEDMAGVNPPAFPR, from the coding sequence ATGTGGAAGGTTACCGTGACTCAGAAGCCCGACCAGTGTCTTGGTGAATGGATTGATCGTGAAGCGCTTGCCGAAGCGATGATCCCTCTCATCGGTCAGCTCTACCGCAATAACAACGTGGTGAGCTCGATCTATGGCCGCAGCCTGATCAACCAGTCTGTCATCGCGATCCTCAAAGCCCACCGCTTTGCTCGCCACCGTTCTTCCGACGACAGCGAACTCTCCGTCCACGAAACATTCCCCCTGCTCAAAGCCATGAGCGAGCTCAAGCTCGGCGCGGCTTCGGTGGACCTGGGCAAGTTGGCGTTCAAGTTCCGCAACGAAGGCAATGGCCGTAGCGCCGAGCAGTTCGTGCGTGAAGAGATGGCTGATGTAGTTGGCCAGCAGAACGTTTCGGCTCGCAAAGGCACCGACGTGGTCCTGTACGGCTTCGGTCGTATCGGCCGTCTGCTGGCGCGCATCCTGATCGAAAAAACCGGTGGCGGCGACGGCCTGCGCCTGCGGGCCATCGTGGTGCGCAAGGGCGCCGAGAACGACCTGACCAAGCGCGCCAGCCTGCTGCGTCGCGATTCGGTGCATGGTTCGTTCAACGGCACCATCACCATCGACGAAGAAAACAACACCATCACCGCCAACGGTAACCTGATCCAGGTGATCTACGCGAAGAACCCGACAGAGGTGGACTACACCCAGTACGGCATCAAGGACGCACTGCTGGTGGACAACACCGGTGTATGGCGTGACGCCGACGGCCTGGGCCAGCATCTGACCTGCCCGGGTATCGACCGCGTCGTGCTGACTGCGCCTGGCAAGGGCAAGCTGAAGAACATCGTTCACGGCATCAACCACGGCGAAATCACCGCTGACGACAAGATCGTCTCCGCTGCTTCTTGCACCACCAACGCCATCGTGCCGGTGCTCAAGGCGGTGAACGACAAGTTCGGCATCGTCAACGGTCACGTCGAAACGGTTCACTCGTACACCAACGACCAGAACCTGATCGACAACTTCCACAAGGGCGACCGCCGTGGCCGCAGCGCCGCGCTGAACATGGTCATCACCGAGACCGGTGCTGCCACCGCCGCTGCCAAGGCCCTGCCTGAGCTGGCTGGCAAGCTGACCGGCAACGCGATCCGTGTGCCGACGCCGAACGTGTCGATGGCCATTCTCAACCTGAACCTTGAGAAAGCCGCCACCCGTGAAGAGATGAACGAGTACCTGCGCTACATGGCGCTGCACTCCGACCTGCACAAGCAGATCGACTTCGTCAATTCCCAGGAAGTGGTGTCCACCGACTTCGTCGGCTCGCGCCACGCCGGTGTCGTGGATGCTGAAGCGACCATCAGCCAAGACAACCGCGTTGTTCTGTACGTCTGGTACGACAACGAATTCGGCTACAGCTGCCAGGTGGTTCGCGTGATGGAAGACATGGCCGGTGTGAACCCGCCTGCATTCCCACGCTAA
- the mfd gene encoding transcription-repair coupling factor, with product MPVLRLPLLPAAAGKQHWGNLPGAALSLAIAEAASAAKRFTLLLTADSQSAERLEQELSFFAPDLPVLHFPDWETLPYDLFSPHQDIISQRIASLYRLPELSHGVLVVPITTALHRLAPTQFLLGSSLVLDIGQKLDVEQMRTRLEASGYRCVDTVYEHGEFAVRGALIDLFPMGSKLPYRIDLFDDEIETLRTFDPENQRSIDKVQSIRLLPAKEFPLQKDAVTRFKARFRERFDVDFRRCPIFQDLSSGITPAGIEYYLPLFFEETSTLFDYLPQDTQVFSLPGIEQAAENFWNDVRNRYEERRVDPSRPLLPPAELFLPVEDCFARLKSWPRVVASQQDVETGVGRERFPAKALPDLAIEAKATQPLAALAGFLDAFPGRVLFTAESAGRREVLLELLERLKLRPKTVDSWPDFVAGKDRLAITIAPLNDGMVLDDPALALVAESPLFGQRVMQRRRREKRADAANDAVIKNLTELREGAPVVHIDHGVGRYLGLATLEIDNQAAEFLTLEYAEGAKLYVPVANLHLIARYTGSDDALAPLHRLGSETWQKAKRKAAEQVRDVAAELLDIYARRAAREGYAFADPKVDYETFSAGFPFEETVDQQTTIEAVRADMLAPKPMDRLVCGDVGFGKTEVAMRAAFIAVHGGKQVAILVPTTLLAQQHYNSFRDRFADWPVTVEVMSRFKSTKEVNAAVADLAEGKIDIVIGTHKLLQDDVKIKNLGLVIIDEEHRFGVRQKEQLKALRSEVDILTLTATPIPRTLNMAVSGMRDLSIIATPPARRLSVRTFVMEQNKSTVKEALLRELLRGGQVYYLHNDVKTIEKCAADLAELVPEARIGIGHGQMRERELEQVMSDFYHKRFNVLIASTIIETGIDVPSANTIIIERADKFGLAQLHQLRGRVGRSHHQAYAYLLTPPRQQITPDAEKRLEAIANTQDLGAGFVLATNDLEIRGAGELLGDGQSGQIQAVGFTLYMEMLERAVKSIRKGEQPNLDQPLGGGPEINLRVPALIPEDYLPDVHARLILYKRIASASDEEGLKDLQVEMIDRFGLLPEPTKNLVRTTQLKLKAEQLGIKKVDGGPNGGRIEFEAQTPVDPLVLIKLIQGQPKRYKFEGATMFKFMVPMERAEERFNTVEALFERLTPTTA from the coding sequence GTGCCCGTTCTGCGTCTTCCGCTTCTCCCTGCCGCGGCAGGTAAACAGCACTGGGGCAACCTGCCCGGTGCCGCCCTGAGCCTCGCCATCGCCGAGGCTGCCAGCGCTGCAAAGCGTTTCACCCTGCTATTGACCGCCGACAGCCAAAGCGCCGAGCGGCTGGAACAGGAGCTGAGTTTCTTCGCTCCAGATTTGCCGGTCTTGCATTTCCCGGACTGGGAAACCCTGCCCTACGATCTGTTTTCGCCGCACCAGGACATCATTTCCCAGCGAATCGCCAGCCTTTATCGGCTGCCGGAACTCAGTCATGGCGTTTTGGTAGTGCCGATCACCACGGCCCTACATCGCCTGGCACCGACCCAATTCCTGCTTGGCAGCAGCCTGGTACTGGACATCGGCCAGAAGCTCGATGTCGAGCAAATGCGCACTCGCCTTGAGGCCAGTGGCTATCGCTGCGTCGACACAGTGTACGAGCACGGCGAGTTCGCGGTACGCGGCGCCTTGATCGACCTGTTCCCGATGGGCAGCAAGCTGCCTTATCGCATCGACCTGTTCGATGACGAAATCGAGACCCTGCGCACCTTCGATCCGGAAAACCAGCGTTCCATCGACAAAGTGCAGTCGATCCGCCTGTTGCCGGCCAAGGAGTTCCCGCTGCAGAAAGACGCCGTGACCCGCTTCAAGGCCCGCTTTCGCGAGCGCTTCGATGTGGATTTCCGGCGCTGCCCGATCTTTCAGGACCTGAGCAGCGGAATCACCCCCGCCGGCATCGAGTATTACCTGCCGCTGTTTTTCGAAGAAACCTCAACCCTGTTCGATTACCTGCCCCAGGACACCCAGGTATTTTCCCTGCCGGGCATCGAGCAGGCCGCGGAAAACTTCTGGAACGACGTGCGCAACCGCTACGAAGAGCGTCGCGTCGATCCTTCCCGGCCTCTATTACCGCCGGCCGAACTGTTTTTGCCGGTGGAAGACTGTTTTGCCCGCCTCAAGAGCTGGCCACGGGTGGTGGCGAGCCAGCAGGACGTCGAAACCGGCGTCGGCCGCGAACGTTTCCCGGCCAAGGCATTGCCGGACCTGGCCATCGAAGCCAAGGCCACGCAACCCCTGGCGGCACTGGCTGGCTTTCTCGATGCATTCCCCGGTCGCGTGTTGTTCACCGCCGAATCCGCGGGTCGTCGCGAAGTCCTGTTGGAGCTGCTTGAGCGGTTGAAGCTGAGACCGAAGACGGTGGACAGCTGGCCGGACTTCGTCGCCGGCAAGGATCGCCTGGCGATTACCATCGCGCCGCTGAACGACGGCATGGTCCTGGATGACCCGGCCCTGGCCCTGGTCGCCGAAAGTCCTTTGTTCGGCCAGCGCGTCATGCAGCGCCGCCGTCGCGAGAAACGCGCCGACGCCGCCAACGACGCCGTCATCAAGAACCTCACCGAACTGCGCGAAGGCGCCCCCGTGGTGCACATCGACCACGGCGTGGGCCGCTACCTGGGCCTGGCAACCCTGGAAATCGACAACCAGGCCGCCGAATTCCTGACCCTGGAATACGCCGAAGGCGCCAAGCTCTACGTGCCGGTGGCGAACCTGCACCTGATCGCCCGCTACACCGGCAGCGACGACGCCCTGGCCCCGCTGCATCGCCTGGGCTCGGAAACCTGGCAGAAAGCCAAGCGCAAGGCGGCCGAACAGGTGCGCGACGTGGCCGCCGAGCTGCTGGACATCTATGCCCGTCGCGCGGCCCGCGAAGGCTATGCCTTTGCCGATCCGAAAGTCGACTACGAAACCTTCAGCGCCGGTTTCCCGTTCGAAGAAACCGTCGACCAGCAGACCACCATCGAAGCCGTGCGCGCCGACATGCTCGCCCCCAAACCCATGGACCGGCTGGTGTGTGGCGATGTGGGCTTCGGCAAGACCGAAGTGGCGATGCGCGCCGCGTTCATTGCCGTGCACGGTGGCAAGCAAGTGGCGATCCTGGTGCCGACCACCCTGCTCGCCCAGCAGCACTACAACAGTTTCCGCGACCGTTTTGCCGACTGGCCGGTGACCGTGGAGGTGATGAGCCGTTTCAAATCGACCAAGGAAGTGAACGCCGCCGTGGCCGACCTGGCCGAGGGCAAGATCGACATCGTCATCGGTACGCACAAGCTGCTGCAGGACGACGTGAAGATCAAGAACCTGGGGCTGGTGATCATCGACGAAGAGCACCGCTTTGGCGTGCGCCAGAAAGAACAGCTCAAGGCCCTGCGCAGCGAAGTCGACATCCTCACCCTGACCGCCACGCCGATCCCGCGCACACTGAACATGGCCGTGTCGGGCATGCGCGACCTGTCGATCATCGCCACGCCGCCGGCCCGCCGCCTGTCGGTGCGCACCTTTGTCATGGAGCAGAACAAAAGCACGGTCAAGGAAGCCTTGCTGCGTGAGTTGCTGCGTGGCGGCCAGGTCTATTACCTGCACAACGACGTGAAGACCATCGAGAAATGCGCCGCCGACCTGGCCGAACTGGTGCCGGAAGCGCGGATTGGCATCGGCCACGGGCAAATGCGCGAGCGTGAACTCGAACAGGTGATGAGCGACTTCTACCACAAGCGCTTCAACGTGCTGATCGCCTCGACCATCATCGAGACCGGCATCGACGTGCCGAGCGCCAACACCATCATCATCGAGCGCGCCGACAAATTCGGCCTGGCCCAGCTGCACCAGTTGCGCGGCCGGGTCGGTCGTAGCCACCACCAGGCCTATGCCTACCTGTTGACGCCACCGCGCCAGCAGATCACCCCGGATGCGGAAAAACGCCTGGAAGCCATCGCCAATACCCAGGACCTGGGCGCCGGCTTCGTGCTGGCCACCAACGACCTGGAAATCCGCGGTGCCGGCGAATTGCTCGGCGACGGCCAGAGCGGCCAGATCCAGGCCGTCGGCTTCACCCTGTACATGGAAATGCTCGAACGGGCGGTCAAGTCGATCCGCAAGGGCGAACAACCGAACCTCGATCAACCCCTGGGCGGCGGGCCGGAAATCAACCTGAGGGTGCCGGCGTTGATCCCGGAAGACTACCTGCCGGACGTCCACGCGCGACTGATCCTCTACAAACGCATTGCCTCGGCCAGCGACGAAGAAGGCCTCAAGGACCTGCAAGTGGAGATGATCGACCGCTTCGGCCTGCTGCCGGAACCGACCAAGAACCTGGTGCGCACCACGCAGCTCAAGCTCAAGGCCGAGCAACTGGGCATCAAGAAAGTCGACGGCGGCCCCAACGGCGGCCGGATCGAGTTCGAAGCCCAGACGCCGGTCGATCCACTGGTGCTGATCAAGTTGATCCAGGGCCAGCCCAAACGCTACAAGTTCGAAGGTGCCACGATGTTCAAGTTCATGGTGCCCATGGAGCGCGCGGAAGAGCGCTTCAATACCGTAGAAGCGCTGTTCGAGCGCCTCACTCCGACCACTGCTTGA
- a CDS encoding CsiV family protein, with amino-acid sequence MRLFRSLTLLLTLVAPLAFADDLYQVEMILVRQNAEPAIVSRAAPEDWDAGAQRLGADSQRTPAMGNIVEKLTASGQYTVLMHKAWQQTLGEQGRKVAISDGTEQFGQFPIEGTLELKLGRFTDVDADFWINQINANGLVTASERLKQQSHTKNGQLNFLDNGHLGLLIKITSLTAPAPRQAPEVIPD; translated from the coding sequence ATGCGCCTGTTTCGCTCACTGACCTTGTTGTTGACCCTGGTCGCTCCCCTGGCGTTTGCCGACGACCTGTATCAGGTTGAAATGATTCTGGTGCGCCAGAATGCCGAGCCGGCGATTGTCAGCCGCGCTGCACCGGAAGACTGGGACGCCGGCGCGCAACGCCTGGGCGCGGATAGCCAGCGCACACCGGCTATGGGCAATATCGTCGAGAAACTCACCGCCAGCGGCCAATACACGGTATTGATGCACAAGGCTTGGCAGCAGACGCTCGGTGAACAGGGGCGCAAAGTTGCCATCAGCGACGGTACCGAACAGTTCGGGCAATTCCCCATCGAGGGCACCCTGGAGCTGAAGCTGGGCCGCTTCACCGACGTGGATGCCGATTTCTGGATCAACCAGATCAACGCCAACGGCCTGGTCACCGCCAGCGAGCGCCTCAAGCAGCAGAGCCATACCAAGAATGGCCAACTGAATTTCCTCGACAACGGGCATCTTGGCCTGCTGATCAAGATCACCTCGTTGACCGCGCCCGCGCCACGGCAGGCACCTGAAGTCATTCCGGACTGA
- a CDS encoding DEAD/DEAH box helicase translates to MPSPLSKPLAPSWVNRFKEQSLERGRRYALENRARIVEAGDSTITASCEGSGGNVYRQTIRLKESAKGTLILLEAACSCPVRINCKHCAAVLLQVQETLAYPAAEKDAQLLEKLQAVLDNRSPKAPPQVLVDNVQPVPRLWLASIEFSAFEPRNGKMQRYIQHRAALSFSYLDEYVSGQRNTDVLIRQETQTLRIKRHTDVEQSYREQLRILGFKVATRQSKALPESAGELYEMVNDSAWLTFTLNDLPKLRSQGWELQIDEDFGFDLTAVDEWYATVEETPERDWFDLELGIIVNGERLSLLPILLNLMRSHIELFNPERLARRRDDELILVNLPNRPNSEFGPQQVALPYGRLKPVLATLGEFYLQEPGTTKLRLNSADALRLNPLQDMPLTWEGGEHIRGLAQRLRDIKDYTTTAPEGLNATLRPYQLEGLSWMQSLRQLEVGGILADDMGLGKTLQTLAHILSEKNAGRLDRPCMVVMPTSLIPNWLDEAAHFTPQLKVLALYGPGRKKHFDRLADYDLVLTTYALLPKDVERLAAQPLHVLILDEAQYIKNPTSKAAQAARELNARQRLCLSGTPLENHLGELWSLFHFLLPGWLGDVKSFNRDYRVPIEKRGSDVRLQHLNGRIKPFLLRRTKEQVATELPPKTEIIHWVELSDAQRDVYETMRLAMDKKVRDEITRKGVARSQIIILEALLKLRQVCCDLRLINDAAPPARGSTSGKLDSLMEMLEELFEEGRRVLLFSQFTSMLALIEDELKKRNVDYAILTGQTRDRRTPVKEFQSGKRQIFLISLKAGGVGLNLTEADTVIHYDPWWNPATENQATDRAYRIGQEKPVFVYKLIARGTVEEKIQLLQKEKSDLAAGVLDGRVAGDWKLQSDDIEALFAPLPDKLEKR, encoded by the coding sequence ATGCCCTCGCCCCTGAGCAAACCCCTGGCACCTTCCTGGGTCAATCGATTCAAGGAACAGAGCCTGGAGCGCGGGCGCCGTTATGCGCTGGAAAACCGCGCCAGGATCGTCGAGGCCGGCGACAGCACCATCACCGCCAGCTGCGAAGGCTCTGGCGGTAACGTCTACCGTCAGACCATTCGCCTTAAAGAGTCAGCCAAGGGCACGCTGATTCTGCTCGAAGCCGCGTGCTCATGCCCGGTGCGCATCAACTGCAAGCACTGCGCGGCAGTGTTGCTGCAAGTCCAGGAAACCCTAGCCTACCCGGCCGCCGAAAAAGACGCGCAGTTGCTGGAAAAACTCCAGGCGGTGCTGGACAACCGCAGCCCCAAGGCCCCGCCACAAGTGCTGGTGGACAACGTGCAACCGGTGCCGCGCCTGTGGCTGGCCAGTATCGAGTTCAGCGCCTTCGAGCCGCGCAATGGCAAAATGCAGCGCTACATTCAACACCGCGCAGCCCTGTCCTTCAGCTATCTGGACGAATATGTCAGCGGCCAGCGCAACACCGACGTACTGATTCGCCAGGAAACCCAGACACTGCGGATAAAACGCCACACCGATGTGGAACAGTCCTACCGCGAACAACTACGGATCCTCGGCTTCAAGGTCGCGACCCGACAAAGTAAGGCCCTGCCGGAAAGCGCAGGGGAACTGTACGAAATGGTCAACGACAGCGCCTGGCTGACCTTCACCCTCAACGACCTGCCGAAACTGCGTAGCCAGGGTTGGGAATTGCAAATCGACGAGGATTTCGGCTTCGATCTGACGGCGGTGGACGAGTGGTACGCCACTGTCGAGGAAACACCAGAGCGGGACTGGTTCGACCTGGAGCTGGGGATCATCGTCAACGGTGAGCGCCTGAGCCTGCTGCCAATCCTGCTGAACCTGATGCGTTCGCACATCGAACTGTTCAACCCGGAACGCCTGGCCCGGCGCCGTGACGACGAACTTATCCTGGTCAACCTGCCCAACCGCCCGAACTCGGAGTTTGGCCCGCAGCAAGTGGCGCTGCCCTATGGCCGGCTGAAACCGGTGCTGGCGACCCTGGGCGAGTTTTACCTGCAAGAGCCCGGCACCACCAAACTGCGCCTCAACAGCGCGGACGCCCTGCGCCTGAACCCGCTGCAGGACATGCCGTTGACCTGGGAAGGTGGCGAACACATTCGTGGCCTGGCGCAACGCCTGCGGGACATCAAGGATTACACCACCACCGCGCCAGAGGGCCTGAACGCGACGCTGCGGCCTTATCAACTCGAAGGCTTGAGCTGGATGCAATCGCTCAGGCAGCTGGAAGTCGGCGGCATTCTCGCGGACGACATGGGCCTGGGTAAAACCCTACAGACCCTGGCGCACATTCTCAGCGAAAAAAACGCCGGACGCCTGGACCGGCCGTGCATGGTAGTGATGCCCACCAGCCTGATCCCCAACTGGCTCGACGAGGCCGCTCACTTCACGCCGCAACTCAAGGTATTGGCGCTTTACGGCCCGGGGCGCAAGAAGCATTTCGACCGACTGGCCGATTACGACCTGGTCCTCACCACCTACGCCCTGCTGCCCAAGGATGTCGAGCGTCTGGCCGCGCAGCCGTTGCACGTGCTGATCCTCGATGAAGCCCAGTACATCAAGAACCCCACCAGCAAAGCCGCCCAGGCCGCCCGCGAGCTCAATGCCCGCCAGCGGCTGTGCCTGTCCGGCACGCCCCTGGAAAATCACCTGGGCGAACTCTGGTCGCTGTTTCACTTCCTGCTGCCGGGCTGGCTTGGGGACGTCAAGAGTTTCAACCGCGACTACCGAGTACCTATCGAAAAACGTGGCAGCGATGTACGACTGCAGCACCTCAACGGTCGGATAAAACCTTTTTTGCTACGCAGGACCAAGGAGCAGGTGGCGACGGAACTGCCACCCAAGACCGAGATCATCCATTGGGTCGAACTCAGCGACGCCCAGCGGGACGTCTACGAAACCATGCGCCTGGCGATGGACAAGAAGGTCCGCGACGAGATCACCCGCAAAGGCGTGGCCCGCAGCCAGATCATCATTCTTGAGGCGCTGCTCAAACTGCGCCAGGTCTGTTGCGATTTGCGCCTGATCAACGACGCCGCCCCGCCTGCCCGAGGCAGCACCTCGGGCAAGCTCGACAGCCTGATGGAAATGCTCGAAGAGCTGTTTGAGGAAGGCCGTCGGGTACTGCTGTTTTCCCAGTTCACATCCATGTTGGCGCTGATCGAAGATGAGCTGAAAAAACGCAATGTCGACTACGCAATCCTGACCGGCCAGACCCGAGACCGACGCACGCCGGTCAAGGAATTCCAGAGCGGCAAGCGTCAGATCTTTCTGATCAGCCTGAAGGCCGGGGGCGTAGGCCTGAACCTGACCGAGGCCGACACGGTGATTCATTACGACCCGTGGTGGAACCCGGCCACCGAGAATCAGGCAACCGACCGTGCGTACCGCATCGGCCAGGAAAAGCCGGTGTTCGTCTACAAGCTGATTGCCCGAGGCACCGTGGAAGAGAAAATCCAGCTACTGCAAAAGGAAAAGTCCGACCTCGCCGCCGGTGTGCTGGACGGACGCGTGGCCGGCGACTGGAAACTGCAAAGCGACGATATCGAGGCCCTGTTCGCACCGCTGCCGGACAAACTGGAAAAACGCTAA